The Spirosoma foliorum genome has a window encoding:
- a CDS encoding DUF4349 domain-containing protein, with amino-acid sequence MKIRFDLHLMGMNYFLTLLVLLTVTGCQSKPESGQVETEINLTPRSMAALKLPPQTQAQDEYSKQEETEPEQPTPSPTIQPELSTSVSRKIIRNAQVRIRVNDFKKSGQVIEKVVQQAGGQIASSNETKTGNEIENALIIRVPAARFDTLLTLLLKESIFTDTKTITSEDVTRRYVDVEARIRSKKAVEETYLKLLKQARNVGDVLKVEEQLGQIREEREVQEAELRQLKDEVALSTINLSYYQQTEAALNPEEPFYTQIWHNFTDGFRLVGDVLVGFFYFLPIGIIATGVIWLFLRWRSQRRSAVK; translated from the coding sequence GTGAAAATCCGCTTTGATCTGCATCTTATGGGTATGAATTATTTTTTGACGCTCCTAGTGCTCCTGACAGTTACGGGCTGCCAGTCGAAGCCAGAATCAGGACAAGTTGAGACCGAGATCAACCTGACTCCCCGTAGTATGGCTGCGCTCAAGCTGCCTCCTCAAACACAGGCTCAAGACGAATACAGTAAACAGGAAGAAACAGAGCCAGAACAGCCCACACCGTCGCCAACCATACAGCCAGAGCTATCGACTAGTGTCAGCCGGAAAATAATCCGAAATGCACAGGTACGTATTCGAGTAAATGATTTTAAGAAATCGGGGCAGGTTATTGAAAAAGTTGTTCAACAGGCCGGTGGCCAGATTGCCAGCTCGAACGAAACAAAAACCGGCAACGAAATCGAAAATGCTCTCATTATTCGGGTTCCTGCCGCCCGCTTCGACACCTTACTGACGTTGCTTTTAAAAGAGTCGATTTTTACCGATACGAAAACCATTACTTCGGAAGATGTAACGCGCCGGTATGTTGATGTTGAAGCCCGGATTCGAAGCAAGAAAGCGGTTGAAGAGACTTATTTGAAATTGTTAAAACAAGCTCGAAATGTGGGCGATGTGCTCAAGGTAGAGGAACAGCTTGGTCAGATTCGGGAAGAGCGTGAAGTACAGGAAGCGGAACTGCGGCAGCTTAAAGATGAAGTTGCTCTAAGCACTATCAACCTGTCGTATTATCAGCAAACCGAAGCTGCCCTGAATCCCGAAGAGCCTTTTTATACGCAAATCTGGCACAACTTTACCGACGGCTTCCGGCTAGTGGGCGATGTGTTGGTTGGCTTTTTTTACTTCCTGCCTATTGGGATCATTGCAACCGGTGTCATCTGGCTATTCCTACGCTGGCGCAGTCAACGGCGAAGTGCGGTGAAATAG
- a CDS encoding Lrp/AsnC family transcriptional regulator, with protein MEKNHTTLDDLDFAILSCLQKDGRMSFTEIAEHLNVSVGTARTRLNRLLEEGIISIVGRVDPDKVGFRAYAHIAIYIRPATLKESVAQEIARKPEVSFLASTSGDYDLEVDVMCQSNNHLVEFVNEISTIEGVYQTKTTLYFKVYKYAQPDLNLLK; from the coding sequence ATGGAGAAGAATCACACAACGTTGGATGATCTAGACTTTGCCATCCTATCGTGTCTTCAGAAAGATGGCCGAATGTCGTTTACCGAAATTGCCGAGCACTTGAATGTATCCGTCGGCACTGCGCGAACCCGGTTGAATCGTTTATTGGAAGAGGGAATAATTAGCATTGTGGGGCGGGTCGACCCCGATAAGGTCGGCTTTCGGGCTTACGCCCATATTGCCATTTACATTCGTCCGGCTACGTTGAAGGAGTCTGTAGCGCAGGAAATTGCTCGAAAGCCCGAAGTTAGCTTTTTAGCCAGCACATCAGGCGATTACGATCTTGAAGTCGATGTAATGTGCCAGAGCAACAATCACTTAGTGGAATTCGTGAATGAAATATCAACCATTGAGGGCGTTTATCAAACCAAAACAACGCTCTATTTTAAAGTCTACAAATACGCCCAACCTGATTTAAATTTACTGAAATAG
- a CDS encoding CoA-acylating methylmalonate-semialdehyde dehydrogenase has product MKYSPIQNYINGQFVEPSTDRTLAVISPIDGTLLSTVPLSTTADLDTAVQAAKAAFPAWSRTTIKERVQVFFRYKALLEKNLKELALLVQEENGKTYDEAVAEIEKGAELSEFACSLPQIVTGEILEVSRGVECRTEHVPLGVVASIVPFNFPSMVPNWTIPNAIALGNCMIIKPSEKVPLSVGRLAELLQEAGLPAGVFNIVQGDREVVEAICDHPDIEAVSFVGSTKIAKAVYKRATSNYKRCLAMGGAKNHLIVLPDAIPGMTAQNITASMAGCAGQRCMAASAMVAVGPVDHIIEKLCEEAQKMIPGKNLGAVINRESKERIERYITEAESQGAKVLVDGRKPTVEGKEQGTYVGATVIDYVTPDMAIAKEEIFGPVISIMRTNTVDEALAIENANPYGNAASVFTQNGGMARYVIDKASAGMVGVNVGVPVPREPFSFGGWNESRFGVGDITGKSSIEFWTKLKKSTTKWNPEAGINWMS; this is encoded by the coding sequence ATGAAGTATTCTCCTATTCAGAACTATATAAACGGGCAGTTTGTCGAACCATCGACGGATCGAACGTTAGCCGTAATCTCCCCCATAGATGGCACCTTACTGTCGACGGTGCCACTATCGACTACTGCTGATTTAGATACGGCCGTACAGGCCGCCAAAGCTGCTTTTCCTGCCTGGAGTCGAACAACAATTAAAGAGAGGGTTCAGGTATTTTTCCGATACAAAGCCCTGTTAGAGAAGAATTTAAAGGAGTTGGCTTTATTAGTTCAGGAGGAGAATGGTAAAACCTACGACGAAGCTGTCGCTGAAATTGAAAAAGGGGCCGAATTAAGTGAGTTCGCCTGCTCATTACCCCAAATTGTGACCGGTGAAATTCTGGAAGTGAGTCGTGGAGTTGAGTGCCGGACCGAGCATGTACCTTTAGGCGTAGTAGCCAGCATTGTACCCTTCAACTTTCCGAGCATGGTTCCTAACTGGACCATCCCCAACGCGATTGCGCTCGGCAACTGCATGATTATCAAGCCATCGGAAAAAGTCCCCTTAAGTGTCGGTCGCTTGGCAGAATTATTACAGGAAGCCGGTTTGCCCGCAGGTGTCTTTAACATCGTTCAGGGCGACCGGGAGGTTGTTGAAGCGATCTGCGATCATCCAGACATCGAAGCTGTTTCGTTTGTTGGTTCGACCAAGATCGCGAAAGCGGTCTACAAACGGGCAACCAGTAATTATAAACGCTGTCTGGCGATGGGTGGAGCCAAAAATCACCTTATTGTATTGCCAGACGCTATTCCGGGTATGACGGCACAGAACATTACGGCATCGATGGCAGGCTGCGCTGGTCAGCGATGCATGGCGGCTTCGGCGATGGTTGCCGTTGGTCCAGTCGATCATATCATCGAAAAACTTTGCGAAGAAGCTCAAAAGATGATTCCTGGCAAGAATTTAGGCGCTGTTATCAATCGAGAATCCAAAGAGCGTATTGAACGCTACATTACCGAAGCTGAAAGTCAGGGAGCCAAAGTGCTTGTTGATGGCCGAAAACCAACAGTCGAAGGGAAAGAGCAGGGTACCTACGTTGGGGCAACGGTCATTGACTATGTAACGCCCGATATGGCCATCGCGAAGGAAGAGATTTTTGGGCCAGTCATCAGCATCATGCGCACCAACACCGTCGATGAAGCTCTGGCTATTGAAAACGCAAATCCATACGGCAATGCAGCCTCAGTCTTTACCCAAAATGGCGGCATGGCGCGCTACGTAATCGACAAAGCCAGCGCGGGCATGGTCGGCGTGAATGTAGGCGTACCCGTTCCCCGCGAACCCTTTTCGTTTGGTGGCTGGAACGAAAGCCGCTTTGGCGTGGGTGATATAACGGGCAAAAGCTCCATTGAATTCTGGACTAAATTGAAGAAAAGTACCACAAAGTGGAACCCCGAAGCGGGGATAAATTGGATGAGTTAG
- a CDS encoding aminotransferase class III-fold pyridoxal phosphate-dependent enzyme: MLDTATLSETQEVLQDSFDYTVFAWSKQKNISPIAVKYAKGVYLYDYDDKRYIDFSSGLMNVNIGHGNQRITEAVVRQMQEVSYVTPYCVTKVRGELGKKLAEICPGDLNKAFFTLCGATSNEAAIKLARLYTGRHKILSRYQSYHGATYGTLSVGGDPRKLPDDSQQAPNFVHLDIPYKYRWNHDEASMLTDSVAQLERMIAYEGPGNIAAIMLEGESGTSGCLKYPVGYLAAVREICDKHGILLIIDEVMSGFGRTGKWFGFENHGIVPDMVTMAKGITSGYIPFGCLMVTDKIASRYDDTVLATGMTYAAHPVGCAAALETLKVYEDENLIENTVEMGKYMDEQAALMMEKHPCIGDFRNTGLLGCFEIVKNRTTKEPMAPFNAKPDEMAVMGKVAAKIKELGMYTFVRWSYVFVAPPLCVTKEQIDEGLAIISEALKIADEYVA; the protein is encoded by the coding sequence ATGCTTGACACAGCAACGCTTTCCGAAACGCAGGAAGTCCTTCAGGACAGCTTCGATTACACCGTGTTTGCCTGGAGCAAACAGAAAAATATTTCGCCCATTGCGGTGAAATACGCTAAGGGCGTTTACCTGTATGACTACGATGACAAACGCTATATCGACTTCTCATCGGGTCTGATGAACGTTAACATCGGACATGGTAATCAGCGCATTACCGAAGCTGTTGTACGGCAAATGCAGGAAGTGAGCTATGTGACACCCTATTGCGTCACTAAGGTTCGGGGCGAGTTGGGCAAGAAACTGGCCGAAATCTGCCCCGGTGATCTCAATAAAGCGTTCTTTACCTTATGTGGAGCAACCTCGAACGAGGCCGCTATCAAACTAGCTCGTTTGTATACGGGACGGCACAAGATTCTGAGTCGCTATCAGTCCTATCATGGGGCTACATACGGCACGTTATCCGTTGGTGGCGACCCGCGTAAACTTCCTGACGATTCGCAGCAGGCCCCCAACTTCGTGCACCTCGATATTCCGTACAAGTATCGCTGGAACCACGATGAAGCCAGCATGCTCACGGATTCGGTGGCTCAGTTGGAGCGGATGATTGCCTACGAAGGGCCGGGAAATATTGCCGCGATTATGCTGGAAGGTGAATCTGGAACATCAGGTTGCCTGAAATATCCGGTAGGTTATTTAGCCGCTGTCCGCGAAATCTGCGATAAACATGGCATTCTGCTGATCATCGACGAAGTTATGAGCGGTTTCGGGCGGACCGGCAAATGGTTTGGCTTTGAGAATCACGGCATTGTGCCCGATATGGTCACGATGGCGAAAGGCATTACCAGTGGCTATATTCCGTTCGGATGCCTGATGGTAACCGATAAAATTGCCTCGCGTTATGACGACACCGTTTTGGCAACGGGTATGACCTATGCGGCCCACCCCGTTGGTTGCGCAGCCGCCCTGGAAACGCTGAAAGTGTACGAAGATGAAAATCTGATCGAGAATACGGTCGAAATGGGCAAGTACATGGATGAGCAAGCGGCTCTGATGATGGAAAAACACCCGTGCATTGGCGATTTTAGAAATACAGGTCTGTTGGGTTGTTTTGAGATCGTCAAGAATCGAACTACGAAAGAACCAATGGCTCCGTTCAACGCCAAACCCGACGAAATGGCTGTAATGGGCAAGGTAGCTGCCAAGATTAAGGAGTTAGGCATGTACACCTTTGTGCGCTGGAGTTATGTGTTTGTGGCCCCTCCCCTATGTGTTACAAAAGAGCAAATAGATGAAGGATTGGCCATTATTAGCGAAGCGCTTAAAATTGCGGACGAGTATGTAGCATAA
- a CDS encoding nucleoside hydrolase, with translation MRTSRRKFIRVLSLGTATVLHPAISLAPIGKAYARADSAKRIILDSDTATDDALAILMAVTSPKLKVEAITITCGNVGFEQQTKNALYTLQVAGKKGQIPVYQGSARPLAREVFGNATYVHGSDGMSDSFFPDPEQKPEKEHAVDAIIRLVEKYPNEITIVAIGPLTNIALALLRKPSIAKQIKELYFMGGFYKFYGNVNPSATYNAWVDPEAARLVFQSGIPIRTVGFDVSVKSSVFTDEDYANVEKLGTKHADFFMKINRIRRKYCKEHQKMNGSNHPDAITVAAVIDPSIISQSVTRYVDVETRGELTVGALAIDELGVWKKAPNTTISVEADEAKFKKMVFDTLKLS, from the coding sequence ATGCGCACATCTAGACGCAAGTTTATTCGGGTACTGTCTTTAGGAACGGCCACGGTTCTGCATCCGGCCATCTCGCTTGCCCCCATCGGGAAAGCGTATGCCAGGGCAGACTCGGCCAAACGAATTATTCTCGACAGCGATACGGCTACAGACGATGCCCTGGCTATTCTGATGGCCGTAACGTCGCCAAAATTGAAAGTTGAAGCCATTACCATTACTTGCGGCAACGTTGGGTTCGAACAGCAAACGAAAAATGCGCTGTACACGCTTCAGGTTGCAGGTAAAAAAGGGCAAATCCCTGTTTATCAGGGCTCTGCTCGGCCGCTGGCTCGGGAAGTTTTTGGCAATGCCACCTATGTACATGGGAGCGATGGCATGAGCGATTCGTTTTTCCCCGATCCGGAGCAAAAGCCTGAAAAAGAGCACGCTGTCGATGCGATTATCCGACTGGTCGAGAAATACCCGAATGAGATAACGATTGTTGCTATTGGGCCGCTTACCAATATTGCGTTAGCACTTCTGCGGAAGCCATCCATTGCGAAACAGATTAAGGAGCTGTATTTCATGGGTGGATTCTACAAGTTTTATGGCAATGTTAATCCATCAGCAACGTATAATGCCTGGGTTGATCCAGAAGCAGCTCGACTAGTTTTTCAGTCGGGTATTCCAATCCGGACAGTTGGCTTTGATGTGAGTGTCAAGAGTTCGGTATTTACCGATGAAGATTATGCCAACGTGGAAAAGTTGGGGACTAAACATGCCGACTTTTTCATGAAGATCAATCGAATTCGTCGGAAGTATTGCAAAGAGCATCAGAAAATGAACGGCTCCAATCATCCAGATGCCATTACCGTGGCAGCTGTTATCGACCCGAGCATCATTTCACAAAGCGTAACCCGCTATGTTGATGTCGAAACGCGGGGCGAATTAACCGTCGGTGCCTTGGCCATTGATGAACTGGGAGTCTGGAAAAAAGCGCCGAATACAACGATTAGTGTTGAGGCAGATGAAGCCAAGTTCAAGAAAATGGTTTTTGATACCTTGAAATTGAGTTGA
- a CDS encoding NCS1 family nucleobase:cation symporter-1 — protein sequence MQLAPEATVDESSALYSEDLAPIPASKRTWNTWNYAALWISMSLCIPTYMMASSLIQGGMNWWQAIFTIFLGNTIVLIPMVLNGHAGAKYGIPFPVLVRSSFGTSGANIPALLRAIVACGWFGIQTWIGGFSIYQMLRLWIPSLETLPQVFPASFGLQTGPAICFFLFWLLNMYVVYLGVESIKKLLVFKAFFLPIAALALLWWAISAGNGLGPILEQPAKFADSGAFFAFFFPALTGMVGFWATLSLNIPDFTRYATSQQAQVRGQVIGLPPAMTLFSFIGVVVTSATTIIYGTTIWDPLVLAGRFDSKILVSVAMIAVAISTLATNIAANIVSPANDFANLAPSKIDFRKGGYITGIIGILIFPWKLIADPTGFIFTWLVGYSSLLGPVGGIMIADYFFLRKQKLVLADLYSETGIYRYKSGFNNAAIIALLAGILPNIPGFLTTIQVIPTESVPGWISQLYNYAWFVGFFVSGGVYLGLMKSQHSVSSIQQPIAKVN from the coding sequence ATGCAACTAGCCCCAGAAGCAACTGTAGATGAGTCCTCGGCTCTCTACAGCGAAGATTTAGCCCCCATCCCAGCGTCGAAGCGAACGTGGAATACCTGGAATTATGCAGCCTTATGGATCAGCATGAGCCTGTGCATTCCCACGTATATGATGGCTAGTTCGCTGATTCAGGGCGGAATGAATTGGTGGCAGGCTATTTTTACCATTTTTCTGGGGAACACCATCGTGCTGATTCCTATGGTGTTAAACGGGCACGCCGGAGCCAAATACGGTATTCCATTTCCGGTTTTAGTTCGGTCCAGTTTCGGCACTAGCGGGGCCAATATTCCAGCCTTATTACGCGCCATTGTGGCCTGTGGCTGGTTTGGGATTCAGACCTGGATTGGTGGTTTTTCGATCTATCAGATGCTTCGGTTGTGGATTCCGTCGCTAGAGACATTACCACAGGTATTCCCGGCTTCGTTTGGACTGCAAACAGGACCAGCCATTTGCTTTTTTCTGTTCTGGCTGTTGAATATGTACGTCGTGTATCTAGGCGTTGAGAGTATCAAGAAACTACTGGTTTTCAAGGCGTTCTTTTTACCGATAGCCGCTTTGGCGTTGCTCTGGTGGGCGATTTCAGCCGGAAACGGCCTCGGCCCTATTCTGGAACAACCCGCTAAATTTGCTGATTCGGGTGCTTTCTTTGCGTTCTTCTTTCCAGCCTTAACCGGTATGGTTGGTTTCTGGGCGACCTTATCACTCAACATTCCCGATTTTACGCGCTACGCGACCAGTCAACAGGCGCAGGTACGCGGGCAAGTTATTGGCCTCCCTCCTGCCATGACGCTCTTCTCGTTTATTGGCGTTGTCGTTACCTCGGCTACCACGATTATCTACGGCACCACCATTTGGGACCCGCTCGTACTAGCCGGACGATTCGATAGCAAAATCCTGGTTAGTGTTGCCATGATTGCAGTGGCGATTTCAACGCTGGCCACTAATATTGCTGCTAACATTGTCAGCCCAGCCAATGATTTCGCCAATCTGGCTCCCTCGAAAATCGATTTCCGGAAAGGTGGCTATATCACAGGGATCATCGGCATCCTGATTTTCCCCTGGAAGCTAATCGCCGACCCAACGGGTTTCATTTTCACCTGGTTGGTTGGCTATTCCAGTCTACTAGGCCCAGTCGGTGGCATTATGATAGCCGACTATTTCTTCCTTCGTAAACAGAAGCTGGTCCTGGCCGATCTGTACAGTGAAACGGGTATTTATCGTTATAAAAGCGGGTTTAACAACGCAGCGATAATCGCCTTACTCGCCGGTATTCTCCCCAACATTCCCGGCTTTCTGACAACTATTCAGGTAATTCCAACAGAAAGCGTTCCTGGCTGGATTTCGCAATTGTACAACTATGCCTGGTTTGTTGGCTTTTTTGTCAGTGGGGGCGTTTATTTGGGGTTGATGAAGAGTCAGCATTCAGTTTCAAGCATTCAGCAACCTATAGCTAAAGTAAATTAA
- the hydA gene encoding dihydropyrimidinase, whose protein sequence is MSILIKNGRIITAADDYVADIFIEGETISAIGKNLPVQADTVIDATGKLVFPGGIDPHVHLAMPFMGTFSSDTHETGTRAALFGGTTTVIDFVLQKQGHSLKEALDDWNSRAQGTTVGDYSFHMAVTDFNENTKAEIQEMVENEGITSFKTFMAYKGALMINDSQMVGLMQEVKKQGGMVTVHATNGDMIDYLIAKHRTEGNLSPLYHYLSQPEVTEAEASGRFSDMADYTGCPGYIVHMTCEGALNAVRNATRRNQKVFVETCIQYLVLDASLYEQNFEGAKWVMSPPLREKKDQQSLWAGINQGLVQVVATDHCPFMWEQKLMGKDDFSKIPNGHPAIENRMELLYSEGVHKGNITLNKYVEVACTNPAKIFGMFPRKGTIAIGSDADIVIFDPTETHTISAQTHHMNVDYSGYEGWELTGKVKTVLLRGQVAINDNKCLVDKGYGQFIKRNKVSGKI, encoded by the coding sequence ATGTCTATACTAATTAAAAACGGTCGAATCATAACAGCGGCCGACGATTACGTTGCTGATATTTTCATAGAAGGTGAAACCATAAGCGCTATCGGAAAGAACCTGCCTGTTCAGGCCGATACGGTTATCGACGCTACGGGGAAACTGGTATTTCCGGGTGGTATCGACCCACACGTGCACTTAGCCATGCCGTTTATGGGTACGTTTTCGAGCGATACGCACGAAACGGGCACCCGCGCGGCCTTGTTTGGTGGGACAACGACCGTCATTGATTTCGTCCTCCAAAAACAGGGGCATTCGTTGAAAGAAGCGCTGGACGACTGGAACTCCCGCGCCCAAGGAACCACCGTTGGCGACTACAGTTTCCACATGGCCGTGACGGATTTCAACGAAAATACGAAAGCGGAAATCCAGGAGATGGTTGAGAACGAAGGCATTACCTCGTTCAAAACCTTTATGGCTTACAAAGGCGCGTTAATGATAAACGACAGCCAGATGGTCGGCTTGATGCAGGAAGTGAAGAAACAGGGTGGTATGGTAACAGTTCATGCAACCAACGGTGATATGATCGATTACCTGATCGCTAAGCACCGGACGGAAGGTAACTTGTCTCCGCTTTACCATTATCTTTCTCAGCCTGAGGTCACTGAGGCTGAAGCTAGTGGTCGTTTCTCCGACATGGCCGACTATACGGGTTGTCCCGGCTATATCGTTCACATGACTTGCGAAGGTGCCTTGAATGCCGTACGCAATGCAACCCGACGCAATCAGAAGGTATTCGTTGAAACCTGTATTCAATACCTGGTTCTTGATGCCTCTCTGTACGAACAAAATTTTGAGGGAGCGAAGTGGGTCATGAGTCCGCCATTGCGGGAGAAAAAAGACCAGCAATCCCTATGGGCGGGCATTAATCAGGGATTAGTGCAGGTGGTCGCAACGGATCACTGTCCGTTCATGTGGGAGCAAAAGCTGATGGGGAAAGATGATTTCTCGAAAATTCCTAACGGACACCCGGCCATCGAAAACCGGATGGAATTGCTGTATAGTGAAGGGGTTCACAAAGGCAACATCACGCTGAACAAATACGTCGAAGTCGCCTGTACGAATCCGGCTAAAATTTTCGGCATGTTTCCCCGCAAAGGAACGATTGCCATAGGTAGCGATGCCGACATCGTCATTTTCGATCCTACCGAAACACACACGATTTCAGCCCAAACTCACCACATGAACGTCGATTATTCAGGCTACGAAGGTTGGGAGTTAACCGGTAAAGTTAAAACGGTTCTATTACGTGGTCAGGTAGCCATCAATGATAATAAATGCTTGGTCGACAAGGGCTACGGCCAGTTTATTAAGCGAAATAAGGTAAGCGGGAAGATATAA
- a CDS encoding nitrilase-related carbon-nitrogen hydrolase, translating into MPRIIKSGLIQMSLPMTEGEGTMEEIKEAMIQKHIPLIEEAGEKGVQILCLQEIFSTPYFCPGQNSAWYASAESVPGPTTDRMAEYAKKYKMVMIVPVYEKEQAGVLYNTAAVMNADGTYLGKYRKNHIPHTSGFWEKFFFKPGNLGYPVFQTMYAKVGVYICYDRHFPDGARCLGLNGAEIVYNPSATVAGLSQYLWKLEQPAHAAANGYFMGCINRVGEEKPWNLGRFYGSSYFVDPRGQIFATASEDKDELLISEFDLDMIDEVRSVWQFFRDRRPETYGKLVEL; encoded by the coding sequence ATGCCACGAATTATCAAATCTGGATTGATACAAATGAGTCTGCCGATGACCGAAGGGGAAGGCACGATGGAAGAAATTAAAGAAGCCATGATCCAAAAGCACATTCCGCTCATCGAAGAAGCGGGGGAGAAAGGTGTGCAGATTCTGTGCTTACAGGAAATTTTCAGTACCCCCTATTTCTGTCCAGGTCAGAATAGTGCCTGGTATGCGTCGGCAGAATCCGTTCCGGGCCCAACCACCGACCGGATGGCGGAATACGCAAAAAAATACAAAATGGTGATGATTGTGCCTGTCTACGAAAAAGAGCAGGCAGGTGTTCTCTACAACACCGCAGCAGTCATGAATGCCGACGGAACGTATCTAGGCAAATACCGCAAGAATCATATTCCGCACACATCCGGTTTCTGGGAGAAATTTTTCTTTAAGCCCGGTAATCTGGGGTATCCAGTCTTCCAAACGATGTATGCCAAAGTCGGAGTCTACATCTGTTACGATCGACACTTCCCCGATGGTGCGCGTTGCCTTGGCCTGAATGGCGCCGAAATCGTCTATAATCCATCGGCTACCGTAGCCGGTCTATCGCAATATCTCTGGAAACTGGAACAACCCGCCCATGCAGCAGCCAATGGCTATTTTATGGGATGCATCAACCGGGTTGGTGAAGAAAAACCCTGGAACCTGGGTCGGTTCTACGGCTCCTCTTATTTTGTTGATCCGCGCGGTCAGATTTTCGCCACGGCTTCAGAAGACAAAGATGAGCTGTTGATTTCCGAGTTCGATCTCGATATGATCGACGAAGTCCGCAGTGTCTGGCAGTTCTTCCGCGACCGCCGTCCCGAGACGTATGGTAAATTGGTAGAGTTATAA
- a CDS encoding NAD(P)-dependent oxidoreductase — protein MPILNNRLTAEQYEQNFSDIHPPFESREAALVEANRCLFCYDAPCTKRCPTSINIPKFIKQITTDNVKGSAYTIFDANIMGGGCSKVCPVEKLCEGSCVYNLLEEPPIPIAKLQRYSTEKAIAHKWPLFQRKPETGRKVAIVGAGPAGLSCAHVLSREGVDVTIYEKEAKGGGLMTYGIAAYKVTPEFCEDEVNFITSLGGIDIKYGQELGKDVSLADLQANYDAVYLGIGVGVARQLDIPGEDLAGVEDAIRFIYDIREKGYPSIPVGDKVAVIGLGMTAIDAATQAKRLGAKEVTIVYRRTQAEMPSTEVELNLAKLDGCNIIWLASPKEILGENGQVTQLICNVMELGVPDASGRRSPVETGETITLNVDMVIKAAGQVPYEALVSSNQLNHWSGKIAIDSNCATNIPAVFAGGDCVNGGKEVVDAVQAGKDGARAILNFIKSE, from the coding sequence ATGCCTATCCTCAACAATCGCTTAACGGCTGAACAGTACGAGCAAAACTTCAGCGACATCCACCCGCCGTTCGAGTCACGGGAAGCGGCTTTGGTGGAAGCGAATCGCTGTTTGTTCTGCTATGATGCACCGTGTACAAAGCGCTGCCCGACGAGCATCAACATACCCAAGTTTATCAAGCAGATTACTACCGATAATGTTAAAGGCTCGGCCTATACTATTTTCGATGCCAACATTATGGGTGGGGGGTGCTCGAAAGTATGCCCAGTCGAGAAATTATGCGAAGGCTCCTGCGTCTATAATCTGTTAGAGGAACCGCCCATTCCAATTGCCAAACTCCAGCGTTATTCTACCGAGAAAGCAATTGCGCATAAGTGGCCCCTGTTCCAGCGAAAACCAGAAACGGGTCGAAAAGTGGCAATTGTAGGGGCTGGTCCAGCGGGTTTGAGCTGTGCGCATGTTCTGAGTCGGGAAGGTGTCGATGTAACGATCTATGAAAAGGAAGCCAAAGGCGGTGGGCTGATGACCTACGGCATTGCGGCCTATAAAGTGACCCCCGAATTCTGTGAAGATGAAGTCAATTTTATCACTTCCTTAGGCGGCATCGACATCAAATATGGGCAGGAATTGGGGAAAGATGTTTCTCTAGCTGATTTACAGGCTAATTACGATGCAGTTTACTTAGGTATTGGCGTGGGTGTAGCCCGGCAACTGGACATTCCTGGCGAAGACCTTGCTGGTGTTGAAGACGCCATTCGATTCATTTACGACATCCGCGAAAAAGGCTATCCATCCATTCCCGTTGGCGACAAAGTAGCCGTAATCGGCCTTGGTATGACTGCCATTGATGCTGCCACGCAAGCCAAACGACTCGGTGCCAAAGAAGTAACCATCGTTTACCGGCGTACTCAGGCCGAGATGCCAAGCACCGAAGTTGAGCTGAATCTGGCTAAATTAGACGGATGCAACATCATCTGGCTGGCGTCGCCCAAAGAAATCCTTGGCGAGAACGGTCAGGTTACGCAACTGATTTGCAACGTCATGGAATTGGGCGTACCCGATGCCAGTGGCCGGCGTTCGCCAGTAGAAACGGGAGAGACGATTACGTTGAACGTCGATATGGTGATCAAAGCTGCCGGGCAGGTTCCATACGAGGCACTGGTCAGCAGTAATCAGCTCAATCACTGGAGCGGCAAAATAGCCATCGATAGTAACTGTGCTACAAACATCCCCGCAGTCTTTGCCGGTGGCGACTGCGTAAACGGCGGCAAAGAAGTCGTTGATGCCGTACAAGCGGGAAAAGATGGTGCGAGGGCGATATTGAATTTTATAAAGAGTGAATGA